Within Planctomycetota bacterium, the genomic segment GCGATCGCGGCGACTGCCCGGCGGGCCGCGGCGAGCGTGGCGGGGGCCGAGCGCCCCTGGAGGATGAGATTGCCTCCGCCGACCCCCTTCTCGATACCGGCGCTGTCCTCGACGACGAACTCGCCGTCCATCACCGGCACGCGCCAGTATCGCCGTCCGGCGATCACCTTCGTCTTCTCGAAGCCGTCACCGAAGTAGCGCACGTGGGCCCCGAGGGGGCGCCGTTCCTCCGCCGCGGGCAACCCGTCGTACACCGACACGGTCGGGCAGGTAAGGAGACATTGTCCGGTCCGGTTGGCGACCGCCCGGCCGACGTCGTCGGCGGTGAACGCGAACAGCATGATCGCCACACCGGGCCGGCCATCGGGCGTGGCATCCGATGCGAGCGGCGATTCGGCACCGACTTCGGCGTCGCAGCCGAGGACGCTCGTGCCGTAGCCGCAGACGGCGGCCGTGGCGGCGGCAAGCCAGTGGTCGTCGGCAGCGGTCACCACCAGGCGCGCGTACCGGAGGCGGAACGCCTCGGCGAAGGTGTCGGCGATCGCGGTGCCGGCGATGTCCACGGGACGGCGCGTCTCCACGGGAAAATGATCGGCTGGGAGTGAGCGGGGGGCGGTCGGCGGCCGAGCCGGCGCGGCTCTGGCGACGACCGGGGACGGCGCCGAGCCGGGACAATTCCACAGCAAACCGATTGCCCTGCCAACTTCCGATGGACTCGCGACGCGCCGGCGTGTCACACTGGGGGGTGGACTGACCTGCCCGTGCCGTTCCGGCGTGAGCCCGGCCCATGCCCTGGGTCGGCACACGCCGCGGCCCCTGTGCGGTGACGGGCCCCGTTCCCCGAGTTCGTCTTCCCGTCCGGAGTGAGCCATGAACGCTCTCCACGATCGTCGTTCGGCCCGGTTCCTCGTCGCGCTGACGAGCCTTGTCGCCGCCTGCCCGCTCGTGGTGTCGGCGTCGGGGCGTGCCGACGATGCCCTCATGACGGGGGTGGCGATGGTCCCGGCGGACGCCGCCTTCCTCTCGGCCACGCTCCGCCTCCGCGAGCAGGTCGAGAAGGTGCTGGCGAGCAACGCCTTCGCGTCGGTGAAGCGGCTTCCCGCCGTCGAGCGCGCCCTCGACGCGCTGGAGGAGCAGAAGATCCAGCCCGGCAGCCCGCTGTCGATGGCGGCGACGTTTCTCGAGCTACCGGAGAACAAGCAGGCCGTCGCCGTCCTCACCGACATGGTCTCGAGCGACGTGTTCCTCTACGGCGAACCGTCGTGCATCGCGCTCCTCGACCTGTTCCAGAAGGTGAACCGGGCCCAGCAGGCGGCCGGGTTCCTCGAGATGGGGCGCGCGACCGGGGATGGGGACGGCGCCGCCGTCGGCGGGCGATCGGCGATCGTGCCGGTGCGCCGCCAGCTGCCCGACACGGTCGATCCCGACCTGTCGCGGCTCCAGGCGCGGTTGATCGCCCAGACGCTCGTCGACAATGTCGAGTCGATCGTGGTGCCCGACCTCGTCTGGGGCTTCAAGATCACCGACGCCGCGGCCGCCAAGACCCAGATCGAGCGGCTCCGGGTGATGCTGAATCTCGTGACCCAGGGAAATCCCGATCTCGCCAAGGCGGTGTCGCGGAAGAAGGTCCGCGACGGCGAGCTGATGACGATCACGGTCGACGGGGCAATGATCCCCTGGGGCGAGTTCGTGGCGGGAATGATCGACGATCTCGACGTCGACGGCTTCGAGGCGGTGCTCGAGCGGCTCCAGGACCTCGACCTGGTGGTGGCCCTGGGCCTCGTCGGCGATCGCGTGATCCTCTCGCTGGGTGACTCGGCCGACCATCTCGACAAGCTCGCCACGCCGGGCGACGGCAAGGGCTTGGTGAGCGTGCCGGCCCTCGCGCCGCTCCGCGAGCACCGCAGCCGGCCGATCACCGCGATCAGCTACGCCAGCGAGGCGCTCAACAAACTGCAGATGGGGTCGACCGCCGACATCGAGCAGTTGGCCGAGTTGAGCGAGCAGGCCGCGCAGCGTGCCGGGCTGTCGGACGAGGCGGCGGCGGAAGCGCGGCGGATCCTCGACAAGGCCGCGGCCGCCATGCGCCGGCAGATGCCGATCGCCGGGCCGACGATGGGCTATTCGTTCATGACCGACTCGGGCTACGAGGGCTACGACTGGAACTGGTCGAAGAATCTTCCGTACGACGGGTCGAAGCGTCTCGACCTCACCTCCCACGTCGGCGGCGCCCCGCTGGCGGCGTGGGTGATCCGCGGCCGTACCGATGCCGCCCAGTTCGAGGAGTTGGTCTCCGTCGGCGGTCTGGCGATGTCGTTCCTCCGGCGCCACGTCCTGCCGCGGGTCGCCGGGGACGATCGCGACAAGGCCGAGGCATTCGACGAACGGCTCGCGCCGCTGGCGGCGAAGGCGACCGAAATCCTCCGCAAGAAGATCCTTCCGGCCACCGCCGACGGCCAGCTGGGGCTGGTGATCGACGACAAGGGACGCACGAAGCGCGTTTCGGAAGCGCTGCCGGCGTCGGCCGATCCGCTGCCGCTGGTCGAGCCGGCGATCGCCATCCGGCTCACCGACGCGGCCCTGTTCCGCGAGGGGCTCAGCGACCTGTTTTCGCTGGCCGACGAACTGGTCGAGCAGATCCGCGCGGTCGACCCGGGCGCGGTGCCCTCCGGCTACCGGATTCCGGAGCCGGAGAAGACCAAGGTTCCGGGGGGGAGCGTGTGGTCGTTCCGCCTCCGCGGCGCCGGGCTCGACGAGCAGATCCAGCCGTCGATCGGAGTCGGCGACGAGGTCGCCGTCCTCAGCTTCGTGCCCAAGCAGGCGGCACGGATCGTGGCCGGGGCACCGCTCGAGACGGGCTCCCAGTTGACGAAATACGAGGAGCCGCTCGCCTCGGCCGCGGCCCTCGACGTCGCCGGGTTGATCGACCTCGTCGAGCCGTGGCTGGTGTACGCGGCACGGTATGGATCGGTGCAGCAGGCGGAGGGGGAGGTCGACGCCGATCGGGTGCTGTCGGTGGACGACGAGAACCCCCAAGCGCGCGACATCCTCGGCCAGGTCAAGGTCGTGCTCGAGGCACTCCGTTCGATCCGTGTCGCGGTGGCCGAGACGCGCGTCACTCCCGAGGCCACGGTGACACGGTGGCGCAACGTGATCCGCGATCAGCCCTCGGGGCTGTGAGGCTCGCGGGCCGACCGATCGCAGGTGACGTCGCTTCCATCGCTCCCGGCCCATGGTCGCGTTGGAAATGGCCTCGGGCAGGAGGCGCGGAGAAGGATGTCGCCTTCGATCATCTCCACCGATTCGATCTCGAGCCCGGCGACATCGCGGATCGAGGCCGACGGGTCGGCGGCGGGAGCGTCGGTGACGAACACCCAGGCCTCGTCGACGAGACCGGCTTCGAAGGCCTCGTGGAGCAGCTGAGCGCCCCCTTCCATCAGCACGTTGGTGCAACGCCGGCGTCCCAGTTCGGCGAGGACTTCGGCCAGTCGCGCGCCTGGCGACGAGGTCGTCCCCACCCCGACGTCGGCGCCGGCGGCGCGGAGGGCAGCGACCCAGGCCGGATCGGCCGCGGCCGAGGTCACCACCAGCACAGGTGCCTCGGCCACGGTGGCCACCAGCCGTGAGGTGAGTGGAAGCCGCCCGCGGCCGTCGAGGACGACACGCAGCGGCGTCCGTGGCCCCGCGGGGCGGGCGGTGAGCAGCGGATCATCGGCCAGCGCCGTCCCGCTGCCGACGACGATCGCGTCGACCTCACCCCGGAGTCGGTGAACGAGTGCCCGCGACCCCGCCGACGACAGCCACCGCCGGCCCGGCGGAGAGGCGAGCCCGCCACTGGCGCCTGTCGCCCACTTGGCGATCACCCACGGCCGGCGGCGGAGGAGGAGCGTGCGGTAGGGGCCCGTAAGAGCCAGCGCCGCCGCCTCGCCGAGGCCGGTTTCGACGGCGATCCCGGCGGCGGCCAGCCGCGCGAGCCCCTTGCCCCCGACGAGCGGATGGGGGTCGACGGTGGCGGCCACGACGCGACGGATCCCGGCGGCGAGGATCGCGTCGGTGCACGGCGGAGTCTTGCCGTGGTGGCAGCAGGGCTCGAGCGTGACATACAGCGTGCCACCCCGCGCCTGCGTGCCGGCCCTCGCCAGCGCCACGACCTCGGCATGCGGCCCGCCGTAGCGGGCGTGCCACCCCTCGCCGACGTACCGCGGCACGGCGGCGTCCGCCACCACCGCGCCGACCATCGGATTGGGTTCGACCAGTCCGCGGCCCTGCCGTGCCAGTTCGACGGCACGCTGCATCGCGGCGGCGTCGAAGGGCGAGAAGCCCATCACCCGGGCGTCCAGATTTTCTTCTTCTCTCCCGGCGCGGCGGCCGCCTCGCCGCCGGGGGTCCAGATGCCGGTGGCAGCGGCAGGTGCCTGGGCCGCGGCGGGCGGAGCCGCTGGCGCCGGGCGGCGCCCCGGGGCCGGTGGCCGGCCGGCGGCCATGCCGGGGATGTCGACCCCCGCCTCCATCAGCACCTCCGCGAGGGCCCCGAGCACGCGCTGGTCGCTGCCATGATCGCGCCGCAGGTGGTCGAGGAGGCGCACGACCTCGGTCTGATCGCCACGCTCGATCCGGACGCGCAGCTCGGCGACGTCGAGCATCCCGTCGCCCATCGACAATTGGCGGGCGATGGCGCGCAGTTCGCCGAGGAGTTCCAGGCGGCCGACGGTCGACGGTGTGCGCTCCTCGAGGATGCTGAGGGCCTCCCAGCGGTCTTCGGGAGCCGCGTCGGGGCGGGCGGCGAGCGCCGTCGCGGCCCGCTCGGTGGCCTGCTCGAAGCCGGCGTCGGCGGCGGTGAACAGCAAGCCCCGCAGGTCGTCGAGCGGCATGTCGGCGAGGCGCAGCCGGTGCCAACGGGCCGGCGGCACGTCGACGAACGACCCGTCGGCGGCGATCTCGGAGGGCACGGGCAGGCCGAGCACCGCGCGGATCCGGCTCCAGGCGCCGGCAGCGTCGCCGCGCCGCGCCGTCGCCTCGCCCTCGCTGACCAGGGCTTCCACCCGCCGCCGCCCCTCGGCATCGGCCAGCGCTTCGCGCGGGATGCGGCCGAGTAGTTCGGGGAGGGGGGTGTCGGGCCAGAGGCTGACCAGTCGGTTCCACGCCGCCTCGCGCTGCTCGGCGACCAGCGTCTCGAACACCGTCGGCGCGCCGGGCGCCGGTGCGGCCGGCGGCGTCGCCGGGGGCACGACCCGGTACTGCGCGGCGACCAGCCACGTCGTCGGGCTGACCACCGGCAAGGAAACGCCTTCGGGGTTGCGCGGCGTGAACGTGCAGCCGAGCAGTGCCTGGACCGCGGGCGCGGCGGCGGCGAGGTCGGGGGCGAATCCCTGGAGAACGGCCTCGGCCTCGCGGTCGGTCTGCCGCCCGAAGATCATCAGCGTCCCCAGGAGCCGCGACGGCGCGCCGGCCGCGGCCGCGTCGAACACGCGCCACACCGACCGGGGTGGTGCCGCACCGCGCGAGACCCACTCCGTGCGATCGACGGCCGCCGGCTCGCAGTGGCCGTCGTGACGGATCCGGTCCTCGAGAAGGTCGAGGTCGGGGCACCCCTCGCGCGACAGTTCGGCGGCCCAACGCTCCAGTCGGATCGTCGGCGACCGCTCCGGATTGGCCTCGGTCTCCAGGGCGATCGCCCGGCCGGTCGCCTCGACGGCCGCGTCGCCGTCGCCACCCGGAAGCTTGGCGACCGAAAGCCAGGCCTCGGCGGCCTCGTAGGGCCGGGCCAGCGCCTCACAGAGGATGGCGACGTTGGTGAACACGGCCGGATGGTCGGTGGCCACGCCCCGGAGGCTGCGGAACGTGGTCAGCGCCTTGCCGAGCCGCCAGTCCTGGGCCGCCTTGAGCGCGGTGTCGAACTCGAACCGCCACGGCGAGTCGGCGGGAGTCGGCGCCAGCGGCATCCGCGCGCGGAGCGCGGGCGGCACGCCGGCACTGCCGACCACCATCGCCAGCATCCGCCGATCTTCGGCACTGCCCAGGCCGGTTTCCTCGAGCCACTCGACGATCGACTGCGCGCAGCCGGGGTGGCCCGCCTGGGCCATGGCCTGCACGAGGGTGGCCGCGATCCGGACGAGATCGGTGGGGGGCTCCTTGCCGGCGGCCTCGCGGGCCCGATCGAACAGCGCCGCCGCTTCGGGAGAGGCACCGGCGATGGCGGCGCTGATCGCGGCGTAGCCGAGGGCGACGGGATTCTCGGGATGGGCTTCGAGAAACGCCCGGCTGGCGGCGGCGGCGCCGGCGAAGTCGCGCGCCGCCAGATCGAGCCGTGTCCTTGCCGCCAGCAGGCAGGCACGCCCGGGGTGGTCGGCATCGAGCGCGCGGACCCGCTCGCGTGCCGCCGCGAGCTGGTCTCCCTCGACGAGACGCTCGATCTGCTCGAGGTCGCCGACGAGCTCGGCACAGCAGAACTTGAGCTTCTTGCCCGTCCCTCCGGGGCAGGGCGAGTAGGGATCGAGCGGCATCGGGCGGGATCTCCGGAAACGGGCGTCCGGCCCGCGCCGGACGATGGCTTGAATGTACCAGAGGGTGCGGCGCCGCTCCGGCGTCTCCCGGGGATCCCGGGGGACCAGCAGGAGCCAGGCCAGACCGCGGTGGCGCTCGCCGAGGGGATACACTTGGCCGCGCTCCGCGCCGCCGCACTCGGGCAAACGTCGGCGGGCCGGTGCGGTTTCTCCCCGTTCCCGCCATGCGCCAGCCGCGGATCATCGTCATCGACGCAGCGGGGCCGGCGGCGCTCCCCTACGCCCGTCTGGTCGCCCGGCTCCAGCCCCTCGAGCTGCGGATCGAGACGAACGTCGATGCCGCGCTGGAGGCGGTGGCGCGCGATTCGTGGGATCTCGCGGTCGTCACGGCCCGCGACGCCCTCCCCGCGGCGCGGTTGCTGGAGAGCGTGCGTGCGGCCGATCCCCAACTCCCGGTGGTGGTCATCGATTCCGAGCCGGCGGTGGCGACGGCGCGGAAGTGTCTCCAGGCGGGAGCCACCGATTATCTCGAATTGGCCCGTGTCGATGCCGAGCTCGAGGGGGCGCTGGGGCGCCTCCGGGAGGCGGCACGCCGCCAGGCGAGGGGCGAAACGCTGCGCCGTGCGGTCGAGCGTCCCTATTCGTTCGAGGAGTTCATCGGCGAAAGCGCGCCGATGCGGCAGGTGTATGCCCTCATCGAGCGCGTCGCCGCCAGTTCGATCGACGTCCTCGTCAGCGGCGAGACCGGCACCGGCAAGGAACTGGTGGCCCGCGCGATCCACAGACGCAGCCGGCGGGCGGCCGGTCCGTTCGTGCCGGTCGACTGCGGGGCGATCCCCGACACGCTCCTCGAGAGCGAGTTGTTCGGCCACGAGCGCGGGGCGTTCACCGGCGCCGACGCGCGGCGGATTGGCCTGGTGGAGTGCGCCGACGGCGGCACGCTGCTCCTCGACGAGGTCGGGGAGCTGCCGCCGGCGCTCCAGGCCAAGCTGCTCCGCGTGCTCCAGGAACGGCGCGTCCGCCGGGTCGGCGCGCGGCAGGAGACCGCGGTCGACGTCCGCGTGGTCGCGGCGACGTCACGGCCGCTCGACGCGATGGTCGAGCGCGGCCAGTTCCGCCGGGATCTCTTCTTCCGGATCAACGTCGTCCGCGTCGACCTGCCGCCGCTCCGGGCGCGCGGCGACGACATCGGCCTCTTGGCCGAGGCCTTCGCCAGCCGCGCCGCCCACGAGGCGGGGCGGCCGGTGCCGGGGCTGTCGGCCGACGCCTACCAGGTGCTCCGGAGCTACTCCTGGCCGGGTAACGTCCGGGAGCTGTCCAACGTCATCCGCCGCGCCGTGGCGATGGCGACGGGGCCGCTGGCCGGCGTCGACGACCTCCCCGACGAGCTCGTCGCCGCGGCCGGTCGCGGTGCCGAGCCGGAGGGAGCGACGGGATTCTTCGCGCAGCGTGCCGAGCACGTCGCCCGGTTCGAGCGGCAGTTCCTCGTCGAATTGCTGTCGCGCCACGTCGGCGACGTCGCCGCCGCGGCACGCGAGGCCCGGCTGCCGCGCGGCACGCTGTACCGCCTCTTGAAGGCGCACGGCCTCGACGGGGCGTCGTTCCGCCGGCCGGCGGCTGGGCCACCGGGCTGACCGTCGGCAGGCGCGGGGGCACTCCGCCTTCCGGCGACCGCGCTCAGCCGCCGGGAGCCTTGCGGTTCCAGGTGCGCCCTTCCTTGTAGCGGTTGCAACGCTCGACGAGCTCGGCGTTGGTGGTCGTCGCGATCACCCGGTCGAGGGCCTTGGTGAACTCCTCCTTGTTGCCGTCGCGCAGCTGCTGGTGGTGGGCCAGCTCGACCACGCTCAGGCAGGCGGATTCGGCGAGCGCGGGCTGGTCGAGGTAGGGCACCACGAATCGCAGGGTGTCGACGGTGCGGATCGCGTTGGCTCGCTCCAGCACGCGGCGCCGGTCCTCGTCGCGCCGGCAGAGGTCCATCGTCCGCCGCAGCAACTCGAGCTTCTGTTTGTCGTCGAGGGTGTTGTTGGGGAGCGGCGCGATGCGGATCAGCGTCCCGAGGAGCACGTCGCGCTCCTTCTCGTCGCCGGTGGCCGCGAGCAGCTCGAGGAGCCGGTCCTTGACGGTGGCGTCGGGCCAGCGCGACAGCGCTTCCAGCCCGACCGCCCGCTGCGCCGGGTCGGCGAGGAGGCGATCGACGACGCCCCGGGCCTCCGGACCGCCGATGCGGCCGAGGACTCCCACCAGCTGCCGCCGGGCGTCGGGCACGGCGCCGGCGAACTGGCCGAGGAACGCCTCCGCGGCCCGCTGGCGGTCGCGTCCGGCCGTGCACACCGCGACCAGCGCCCGCTCCGCCTCGTCGCGCTGCTGCCCGGCAGTGCTGCGGAGCAGGCCCCGGACCATCGTGGGGACCTCCGCCGCCGTGCCGAGCTGGCCGAGGGCGCGCAGCGCCGCACCGCGCAGCGCCTCGTCGTCACCGGAGGCGTCGCCGGCCAGATCGGGCGCGGCCGCCGTCACCCGCCGGGCGGCGAGGATCTCGATCAATGCCAGCCGCGTGTCGCGCGGCGCTCCGCGGGCTGCGGCCAACAGTGCCGCGGTCGCTCCGGGCCCGTCGACGAGAAGCAGACCGCGCCGCGCGGCATCGGCCTCGGGACCACCGGCACCGAGCCGGCCGACGAGCAGCGGCACGTCGTCGCCCCCCGCCAGTGCCGCCACCGTGACGAGCGCCCCGGCCCGGATCGCGGGGTCGGAGGCGGCTTCGGCCAGGCTCCTGACCCCCGGCAGCGCGGCCGGGTCGCCGCGGTCCGCCAGCGCCGCCAGCAGCGCCGGCTGACACGCCGCCTCCAGGCCCGGAAGCAGCGTCTCGGCGAGGCGGATGCTGGCGGCCTCGCCGCGCAAGCCGTCGCGGACGCGCTCGAGGCCGACGGCGCGGAGATCGGGGTCGGTGGAGCGCACCAATTCGGCGACGGCAGCGAAGGCCTCGTCGGCCCACGCCGCCATGGGGGCGACCGCCGCCCAGGCCCCGGCGACGACGGCCGCGACGGCGATCCGACCACGAAGGGAAACCAGCAGCGGCATCGGGATGCCTCCGGAAAGCGGGGGAACGACGGGAAGCGCCGGTGAAACTCAGGTGCGGTCGAGGCAGGCGAGCCGGCCGCGCGTGGCGGCGATCCGCAGGGCCCGGTCGCGGTGGCTGGTCGGCGTCGGGCCGACCCCGGCGGCGATCGCGTCGTAGATGCCGCGTGCCTGCGTCCGCTCGCCGCGCGCGAGAAATGCGTCGGCACAGGCGAGGCGGGCGTCGAGGATCGCCGCGTCGGCAGGTCCGGGCTTTGCCGCCGCCAGCGCGGCGGCGGCCTCCGGCGAGGCCAACCGCCCCAGCCCCTCGGCAGCGGCGATCGCCAGCGCCGGTTCGGCGTTGAGCAAGTCGGCCAACAACGGCACGCAGCCGGCGTCGCCACGGCCGACCAGCGACGAGACGACGCCGATCCGTCGCTGGCCCGTGGTCGTCGCCAGCGCCGCGCGGAGGGCCGCGCCGGCCTCGGGGGCATCGATCCGCTCCAGCGCGAACCGGGCCATGTGCGACTGGTGCGGATCGTCGAGGAGCCTGGCCAGTCCGGGCACGCTCGCCGCCGAGCCGATCACGGCCAGGCGCCTGCAGACGTATTCCTTGGCCGCCCGCGACGCAGTGCCGGCGAGCACGCCGAGCAGGCGCCGTTCGAGGTCGGCCCGCAGCGCCTCTCCGCCGTGGGTGGCGACGACCGCTTCGTCGATCGTCGCCAGGGGGCCGGGATCGGCGCCCCAGTCGAATGCCGTCAGCGCCGCCAGCGCTGCATCGAGACGGCTGGAATCGAAGGCCATCGGAAGTCCTCCGGGGAATGTCGGGCGGGGAGCAGAAACGGCGCCGGCGACGGTCTCAGACGATCCACGGCTCGCGCCGCGCCCGGTCGACGAGCCGGTCGGCCCCGGCGTCGTCACGGAAGCGCTCCGCGGCGCGATCCCAGACCAGCGACCGTTCGAGCCGGTAGGCGATCGCCACCAGGTGTGGCGCGGTCATCGTGTTGACGGCCAGTTCGATGTCGCGGAACGGGCGCTGGCGCGTCTTCACGCAGTCGATGAAGTCGCCGTAGATCCCCCCCTGGCCACGGTAACCGGGCACCGCCTTGGGAGCCCGTGGCGTGCCGTCGCCGACGATCTGGATCGCGCCACCGTGGGCGACGCTGGCCTGCGGCCGAAGGGCTTGCGGGCGGTTGTGGTGGATCTCGACGCCATTGGGATAGGTGAGCGACACGTAGGCC encodes:
- a CDS encoding sigma-54-dependent Fis family transcriptional regulator; the protein is MRQPRIIVIDAAGPAALPYARLVARLQPLELRIETNVDAALEAVARDSWDLAVVTARDALPAARLLESVRAADPQLPVVVIDSEPAVATARKCLQAGATDYLELARVDAELEGALGRLREAARRQARGETLRRAVERPYSFEEFIGESAPMRQVYALIERVAASSIDVLVSGETGTGKELVARAIHRRSRRAAGPFVPVDCGAIPDTLLESELFGHERGAFTGADARRIGLVECADGGTLLLDEVGELPPALQAKLLRVLQERRVRRVGARQETAVDVRVVAATSRPLDAMVERGQFRRDLFFRINVVRVDLPPLRARGDDIGLLAEAFASRAAHEAGRPVPGLSADAYQVLRSYSWPGNVRELSNVIRRAVAMATGPLAGVDDLPDELVAAAGRGAEPEGATGFFAQRAEHVARFERQFLVELLSRHVGDVAAAAREARLPRGTLYRLLKAHGLDGASFRRPAAGPPG
- the fhcD gene encoding formylmethanofuran--tetrahydromethanopterin N-formyltransferase, whose translation is MAHSGREDELGERGPSPHRGRGVCRPRAWAGLTPERHGQVSPPPSVTRRRVASPSEVGRAIGLLWNCPGSAPSPVVARAAPARPPTAPRSLPADHFPVETRRPVDIAGTAIADTFAEAFRLRYARLVVTAADDHWLAAATAAVCGYGTSVLGCDAEVGAESPLASDATPDGRPGVAIMLFAFTADDVGRAVANRTGQCLLTCPTVSVYDGLPAAEERRPLGAHVRYFGDGFEKTKVIAGRRYWRVPVMDGEFVVEDSAGIEKGVGGGNLILQGRSAPATLAAARRAVAAIAALPGVITPFPGGVVRSGSKVGSRSGALRASSNEAFCPGLVGRVRTELHPEACCALEIVIDGRDEQAVAAAMAAGIIAAAGNDLVAISAGNYGGRLGKFHFRLHGLPGLG
- the ribD gene encoding bifunctional diaminohydroxyphosphoribosylaminopyrimidine deaminase/5-amino-6-(5-phosphoribosylamino)uracil reductase RibD; this encodes MQRAVELARQGRGLVEPNPMVGAVVADAAVPRYVGEGWHARYGGPHAEVVALARAGTQARGGTLYVTLEPCCHHGKTPPCTDAILAAGIRRVVAATVDPHPLVGGKGLARLAAAGIAVETGLGEAAALALTGPYRTLLLRRRPWVIAKWATGASGGLASPPGRRWLSSAGSRALVHRLRGEVDAIVVGSGTALADDPLLTARPAGPRTPLRVVLDGRGRLPLTSRLVATVAEAPVLVVTSAAADPAWVAALRAAGADVGVGTTSSPGARLAEVLAELGRRRCTNVLMEGGAQLLHEAFEAGLVDEAWVFVTDAPAADPSASIRDVAGLEIESVEMIEGDILLRASCPRPFPTRPWAGSDGSDVTCDRSAREPHSPEG